The following are encoded together in the Odocoileus virginianus isolate 20LAN1187 ecotype Illinois chromosome 28, Ovbor_1.2, whole genome shotgun sequence genome:
- the LOC110137760 gene encoding ral guanine nucleotide dissociation stimulator-like, producing MEGSAQGGVKSKRGRPPQKPPRTHPGAQSRAATGLSTPGSDPEPRGPNPLRQHEDLEPSAAERREVVAPRAGPRDPLRGHRDLIHPVSKTLGQLVTGHHSGQIGPLCLHDPQPQAPMSQPLSPQPERPPAPAPARALAGEPESGHELPPLQGEPALAPAQDPDAHDD from the exons ATGGAGGGGTCAGCCCAAGGGGGAGTGAAGAGCAAGAGGGGAAGGCCTCCCCAGAAACCACCCAGGACACACCCCGGGGCCCAGTCTCGGGCTGCTACGGGGCTCAGCACACCTGGCTCCGACCCAGAGCCCCGAGGACCCAACCCTCTGAGGCAGCACGAGGACCTGGAGCCCAGCGCGGCAGAGCGCAGAG AGGTGGTTGCTCCACGTGCAGGACCCAGGGATCCACTGAGGGGACATCGAGACCTGATCCATCCTGTCTCAAAGACACTGGGCCAGCTGGTTACTGGCCACCACTCTGGGCAGATCGGACCTCTGTGCCTGCatgacccccagccccaggcaccgATGTCCCAGCCCCTCAGCCCTCAGCCCGAACGTCCACCTGCACCTGCACCTGCTCGGGCTTTGGCAGGAGAACCCGAGTCAGGGCATGAGTTACCACCTCTGCAGGGAGAGCCTGCCCTGGCTCCTGCTCAAGACCCAGATGCCCACGATGACTGA